From a single Candidatus Kryptoniota bacterium genomic region:
- a CDS encoding PilT/PilU family type 4a pilus ATPase, with product MEAVQTSSMAGARSLLKQLASQVSELVHGLERHIFIGNMISNLPDDQRIEIKGHLNGFLMKMRDNSASDVDLGGFGAQGKIWYRIFGSKRPDDSWGAYSSEEASILVQNILSDRQRQFFYDKRNLDFSYSLSDNGKIYRYRADAYLDLDEVALNMRAINEQIRSIQDLALHPNVLDVLSLAHTKEGLILITGITGSGKSSSLDSIIDMNNHTVNSDIVIIGSPIEYVHKSDKCIIRHREVGRDTLSFKEGAIEALRQDPDIVMISEMRDADTIMTALEITDSGHKVFSTLHTASAVESIDRIVAEVPPVEQERVWQRLADVLQCVISQKLIPSLDGKRVLAKEILIGSPSVKAAVKNKNTSEIYQMIAEGSELGMVTMEQDLKRLYVQRRISKENALNYANNKRRMEQLLQMM from the coding sequence TTGGAAGCGGTTCAAACATCAAGCATGGCAGGCGCAAGAAGTCTGCTCAAGCAGCTTGCATCACAGGTGTCGGAACTCGTGCATGGTCTCGAGAGGCATATATTTATCGGTAACATGATCTCGAATCTGCCTGATGACCAGCGTATCGAAATCAAAGGTCATCTGAACGGGTTCCTAATGAAGATGCGTGACAACAGCGCGTCTGATGTTGATCTCGGCGGATTCGGAGCACAAGGTAAAATCTGGTACAGGATTTTTGGCTCCAAGCGCCCCGACGACTCATGGGGTGCGTATTCTTCCGAAGAAGCAAGCATCCTCGTCCAAAACATATTGAGCGACAGACAGAGGCAATTTTTCTACGACAAACGCAACCTGGATTTTTCTTATTCGCTGAGTGACAACGGAAAGATATATAGGTACAGGGCCGACGCGTATCTCGATCTCGATGAAGTTGCTCTCAACATGCGCGCGATCAACGAGCAGATTCGTTCAATCCAAGATCTTGCACTTCATCCAAACGTGCTTGATGTGCTGAGCCTGGCTCACACTAAGGAAGGACTCATACTCATCACCGGTATCACCGGCTCAGGGAAGAGCTCGAGTCTTGATTCGATAATCGACATGAATAATCACACTGTGAACTCGGACATCGTGATAATCGGATCTCCAATTGAGTACGTCCATAAGTCGGATAAGTGCATTATCCGTCATCGTGAAGTGGGCCGTGACACTCTTTCTTTCAAAGAGGGAGCAATCGAGGCACTCAGGCAGGATCCTGATATCGTCATGATCTCAGAAATGCGCGACGCCGACACTATCATGACGGCTCTTGAGATAACAGATAGCGGGCATAAGGTCTTCTCGACTTTGCATACCGCATCTGCGGTTGAAAGTATAGACAGAATAGTAGCAGAAGTTCCTCCGGTCGAACAAGAACGTGTATGGCAGCGTCTGGCTGATGTCCTCCAATGTGTCATATCTCAAAAGTTAATACCAAGCCTGGATGGTAAACGCGTGCTTGCGAAGGAGATTTTGATAGGTAGCCCATCGGTTAAGGCAGCGGTGAAGAATAAGAACACGAGCGAAATTTACCAGATGATAGCTGAGGGCTCGGAACTCGGTATGGTTACTATGGAACAGGATCTTAAGCGGCTTTACGTGCAGCGGAGAATATCGAAGGAGAATGCACTCAACTACGCGAACAACAAACGCAGGATGGAACAGCTCCTGCAAATGATGTGA
- a CDS encoding type II and III secretion system protein produces MKKLVLYLFVLLSIGSEARAQINAEPKELRHEYVSPQQMVTIVATTPFNQAISILDSYSRKFLNKIIVDPDNRTTPIGVDVDRMQWLDALEAILRQNGLWYKEYETYIQVISGQQQVVVKGEEKQTLQQALPAGTPTLDSREVNIRAVFFEANITKLDSRGININLLLQNTVNGINPLTTQNITIPNATISSGATITQGQPASVAGQLNLSGQYTISNFGTLSALFGFLETEDLGTILASPEVTVRSGMPGRIQVGQNFFVTTKDFAGNTVQQMYNAGIIISVTPTVYSQDSVDFVSLDLDLTNSSLGGSQQTGQVINTENATTKVLLLDGEQTTIGGLYSTTVTIHREGIPVLKDLPWWVFGIRYLTGSDQVVDQKKELVILMKATIVPTLKERFEAHAAAGAQPNKTYQQELQRLEQSIKNNDQSAGK; encoded by the coding sequence ATGAAAAAACTGGTACTGTACCTTTTTGTGCTCTTGAGCATCGGCAGTGAGGCAAGGGCGCAAATCAATGCCGAGCCTAAGGAATTGAGGCACGAGTATGTTTCGCCGCAGCAGATGGTCACTATCGTTGCCACTACACCGTTTAACCAAGCGATAAGTATTCTCGACAGCTACAGTCGCAAGTTCCTCAACAAAATCATCGTCGATCCTGATAACCGCACCACGCCAATCGGCGTTGATGTCGACCGTATGCAATGGCTGGACGCCCTGGAGGCCATTCTGAGGCAAAATGGTCTCTGGTACAAAGAGTATGAAACCTACATCCAGGTAATTTCCGGTCAGCAGCAAGTGGTCGTCAAGGGCGAAGAGAAGCAGACACTGCAGCAAGCCCTCCCCGCCGGAACTCCTACTCTTGATAGCAGGGAAGTGAACATCAGAGCGGTTTTCTTTGAGGCTAACATCACGAAACTGGACTCACGTGGGATTAATATTAATCTGCTTCTCCAGAATACAGTGAATGGAATTAATCCGCTGACCACCCAGAATATCACTATTCCAAATGCGACTATATCGTCCGGCGCGACAATCACTCAGGGCCAGCCGGCAAGCGTGGCAGGCCAACTTAATCTTAGCGGCCAGTATACTATTAGCAACTTTGGGACACTTTCAGCACTATTTGGTTTCCTCGAGACGGAGGATTTGGGGACAATCCTCGCAAGCCCCGAAGTAACTGTGAGGTCGGGCATGCCGGGTCGTATACAGGTTGGCCAGAATTTCTTCGTTACTACCAAGGATTTTGCCGGCAATACAGTCCAGCAGATGTATAACGCCGGAATAATTATTAGCGTCACGCCAACTGTCTACAGCCAGGACAGTGTGGATTTTGTCAGCCTCGATCTTGATCTGACGAACAGCTCTCTCGGTGGAAGCCAGCAAACCGGGCAGGTAATTAACACTGAAAATGCAACGACAAAGGTCCTGCTGTTAGATGGTGAACAGACGACAATTGGCGGATTGTATAGTACTACTGTTACGATTCATCGCGAAGGAATTCCTGTATTAAAAGACCTTCCGTGGTGGGTGTTCGGAATCAGGTACTTGACGGGTTCAGACCAGGTCGTGGATCAGAAGAAAGAACTCGTAATCCTCATGAAGGCGACTATAGTTCCCACTTTGAAGGAACGGTTCGAAGCGCATGCCGCGGCGGGAGCACAGCCAAACAAAACTTATCAACAGGAGCTACAACGTCTTGAACAAAGCATCAAGAACAACGATCAGTCGGCAGGAAAGTGA
- a CDS encoding FlgD immunoglobulin-like domain containing protein — MATTIEPLTFQRPDHMISPRIMKSMSETFSVSNAEASLRFLVSSDGIDIKLINSAPIFAIRFEVRFADKFAYRTPDLSDRVRNLNNYINFQDNTLTFVLLDMGGKGIQAGDDTIVRIPSEANQNFEVASSYASFGNFGIVEIAHSTSNGLSEENALVLEQNEPNPFSGSTRIEFKLPERTSVRLVVYDVAGALIQTLLDATVGGGVHSVEWDGRDDNGKPVDSGVYFYKLYAGINSVTQKMVFLK, encoded by the coding sequence ATGGCAACAACGATTGAACCACTGACATTTCAAAGACCCGACCATATGATAAGTCCGAGAATTATGAAATCCATGTCGGAGACTTTTTCAGTTTCAAACGCAGAGGCGTCTCTACGTTTCTTAGTGTCGTCTGACGGTATCGACATAAAATTGATTAACTCCGCTCCGATTTTTGCGATTCGATTTGAGGTGAGATTTGCAGACAAGTTTGCGTACCGCACTCCGGACCTCTCCGATCGAGTCAGAAATTTAAATAACTACATAAACTTCCAAGACAACACGCTCACATTCGTCCTCCTCGATATGGGTGGCAAGGGAATCCAAGCCGGGGACGATACAATTGTCCGGATACCCTCTGAAGCCAATCAGAATTTTGAAGTAGCATCCTCTTACGCATCCTTCGGTAATTTCGGGATCGTCGAGATAGCCCATTCGACCTCAAATGGCTTGAGCGAAGAGAATGCGCTGGTGCTCGAACAGAATGAGCCGAATCCGTTTAGCGGGTCCACAAGAATAGAGTTCAAACTTCCCGAGCGAACAAGTGTGAGGTTGGTCGTATACGATGTCGCGGGCGCGTTGATTCAGACTCTTCTCGATGCAACGGTCGGTGGGGGAGTACATAGTGTAGAATGGGACGGAAGAGATGACAATGGAAAACCCGTCGACTCAGGTGTGTATTTTTACAAGCTGTACGCCGGCATCAACAGCGTAACTCAGAAAATGGTTTTCTTGAAATAA
- a CDS encoding ATPase, T2SS/T4P/T4SS family — protein MPEIDISDKLGYTLLKKGIIDYETLELAIKKKEAEDSKTRRTLAQILVSDFNVEHDLVFKEVANLYGFREIYLADEVIDGVRIDFVKKLVESGDNLKDEIINAKMLPLKFDEARPDKLIIVAADPTNKEIPRLARSFAAKRYEVAYVRLKDLQGLIDKVFPPENEFLKVLSSSSQEEMGEITTGEEEGIDEQQLEAEINKSVLINLVEGMLVEAVRKGASDVHVVPKDGSKTEIHFRIDGDLRLWYTQEGVLPEAISAVVKDRSKGADRFEREAAQDAFIQRKVDDHWIRFRVSILPMVASEFKHKFETIVIRVLDDRKVITDLEKLGLQGPARESFYKAINKPQGMIILTGPTGSGKSTTLVAALYQVIDPTVNVLTVEDPVEYIINGARQLRIGPKMGFEQAIRSILRHDPDIVLVGEIRDRETAEIAVKLANTGHLTFSTLHTNDASSAVARLYKMGIEPFLLASAVNIIVAQRLVRTLCADCKKPVGKDEIDHPAYIRFGFTEEELKQHTINKAIGCEKCGGTGYKGRAAIHEALYFTREIKHIIMSAGEDINEDDIRDQAIKDGMWTLRRAGINRVLEGITTMEEVAATTTED, from the coding sequence ATGCCAGAAATAGATATAAGTGATAAGCTAGGCTACACGCTCCTTAAGAAGGGCATAATTGATTACGAGACTCTTGAGCTTGCGATAAAGAAAAAAGAAGCCGAAGATTCAAAGACCCGACGCACCCTCGCGCAAATCCTTGTATCTGATTTTAATGTTGAACACGACCTCGTTTTCAAAGAGGTGGCGAATCTATACGGATTTCGGGAGATCTACCTAGCGGACGAAGTAATCGACGGGGTGAGAATAGATTTCGTCAAGAAGCTTGTAGAATCCGGGGACAATCTGAAAGATGAGATTATCAATGCCAAGATGCTTCCTCTGAAGTTTGATGAGGCCAGGCCTGACAAACTCATCATAGTTGCAGCCGACCCGACTAATAAGGAGATACCCAGACTTGCAAGAAGCTTTGCCGCCAAGCGATACGAAGTTGCTTACGTAAGATTAAAGGATCTCCAGGGATTGATCGACAAGGTCTTCCCGCCTGAAAATGAGTTCCTCAAAGTCCTCTCAAGCTCGTCGCAAGAAGAGATGGGAGAGATAACCACCGGCGAGGAAGAGGGAATTGACGAGCAGCAGCTTGAAGCTGAGATCAACAAAAGCGTTCTAATCAACCTTGTGGAAGGAATGCTTGTTGAGGCGGTTCGCAAGGGAGCGAGCGATGTTCACGTGGTTCCAAAGGACGGGAGCAAAACCGAGATTCACTTCAGGATAGACGGTGATCTTAGATTATGGTACACTCAGGAGGGTGTTCTCCCGGAGGCGATTTCCGCTGTTGTAAAAGACAGATCAAAAGGCGCCGACCGATTTGAGAGGGAGGCAGCCCAGGACGCGTTCATTCAGAGAAAGGTTGACGACCACTGGATTCGCTTTCGTGTCTCAATCTTGCCGATGGTAGCCAGCGAATTCAAGCATAAATTTGAGACAATAGTCATCCGCGTCCTTGATGATCGTAAGGTTATTACCGATCTTGAAAAGCTCGGACTGCAGGGTCCGGCCCGGGAGTCTTTCTACAAGGCCATCAACAAGCCGCAGGGAATGATTATTCTGACCGGTCCAACGGGAAGCGGCAAGTCTACTACTCTTGTCGCAGCACTTTATCAGGTGATTGATCCTACTGTAAATGTACTGACGGTCGAAGACCCTGTCGAATACATAATCAATGGTGCCAGGCAGCTTCGCATCGGACCTAAGATGGGATTCGAGCAGGCGATAAGATCGATCTTGCGTCACGATCCTGACATCGTACTTGTGGGAGAGATACGCGATCGTGAAACGGCAGAAATCGCGGTGAAGCTAGCGAACACTGGTCACCTTACGTTTTCTACGCTTCACACCAATGATGCATCTAGTGCTGTAGCCCGGTTGTATAAGATGGGCATTGAGCCGTTCCTCTTAGCAAGCGCTGTGAACATCATCGTAGCTCAGCGTCTAGTGAGGACATTATGTGCGGACTGCAAGAAACCGGTCGGAAAAGACGAAATAGATCACCCGGCTTATATTCGATTTGGATTCACAGAGGAAGAACTAAAACAACACACCATCAACAAAGCCATCGGCTGCGAGAAGTGCGGCGGGACCGGCTACAAGGGCAGGGCGGCAATCCATGAAGCGCTTTACTTCACTCGCGAAATAAAACATATAATCATGTCGGCTGGTGAAGACATAAATGAAGATGACATCCGGGATCAGGCAATAAAGGACGGGATGTGGACGCTCCGGCGCGCGGGAATCAATCGAGTGCTCGAAGGGATAACCACTATGGAAGAAGTGGCCGCCACAACTACTGAAGACTAG
- a CDS encoding response regulator, with protein sequence MSKPKVLVVDDEEALRFLLASELEAEAFEVQSAGDGDEAIEFVRKKNEQGDRYDVVLLDIKMPKVDGFEVLKYVKVNVPETKVIMLTAYADVKNAIESLRLGASDFVSKPYDLDDILTSINRALGK encoded by the coding sequence ATGTCGAAGCCGAAAGTCTTGGTTGTCGATGACGAAGAGGCTCTGAGATTTCTCCTCGCCAGCGAGCTCGAGGCAGAAGCATTCGAGGTCCAAAGCGCGGGTGACGGTGATGAAGCGATCGAATTTGTGCGCAAGAAAAACGAACAAGGAGACCGCTACGACGTTGTTCTCCTAGACATCAAGATGCCCAAGGTCGACGGATTTGAGGTTCTGAAGTACGTTAAAGTCAACGTCCCGGAGACGAAGGTCATAATGTTGACGGCTTATGCTGACGTAAAGAATGCAATCGAATCGCTCCGTCTGGGGGCGTCAGATTTTGTGAGCAAGCCGTATGACCTGGATGATATACTTACGTCGATAAATCGCGCTCTCGGAAAATAA
- a CDS encoding type II secretion system F family protein has product MPEFRFQGIKAGGRAVQGIVSADSRAQAKKIVQDLSQKNQFRLTDLRARSTFVYRVRRGVEKPVTGEQKAFTKQEVEQALQHLDYKVLSVQRKFLDFKPKPPATEVVTFVRVSADLLREKLPFNEILQLLTNDIENKTLRDSVRDINNDLKQGKDSEQAFLKHEKVFGKFTAHMLGLASKSGNMAEIYESTAKFLERQADFKKNLKSALIMPAVTMFVLLIAVIYYVAYIFPATAELFAKLGQVPPMTAATLKLSHFLTQNFWWMGLVLVAGSIIFARFVSTEKGRFYLDKYTIRMPAIGGLLHKQCIEIFCRVFYAMYSGSGENIDVIRLAAEACGNKYMEHQIKSVAIPMMVTQGKGLTESLAAANVFTETAISRFHSGAETGTVKSTALQLANYYEKETGYKLKSAIDLIQVFVSMVIMVVMIALTIVSSESAMISPKNPALG; this is encoded by the coding sequence GTGCCAGAATTTAGATTTCAGGGTATCAAAGCAGGTGGACGAGCGGTACAAGGGATTGTATCCGCAGATTCTCGTGCCCAGGCAAAGAAGATCGTCCAGGACCTGTCACAAAAAAATCAATTTCGACTCACCGATCTTAGAGCCCGTTCGACTTTTGTATACAGAGTCAGGCGCGGTGTTGAAAAGCCCGTTACTGGTGAGCAGAAAGCGTTCACAAAGCAGGAAGTCGAACAAGCTCTACAGCACCTTGATTATAAGGTGCTCTCCGTCCAGAGAAAGTTCCTTGACTTCAAGCCGAAGCCACCGGCCACCGAGGTTGTTACATTCGTCAGGGTAAGTGCAGATCTGCTGCGGGAGAAACTGCCGTTCAACGAGATTCTCCAGTTGCTGACAAATGACATTGAGAATAAAACTCTCAGAGATTCTGTCAGGGATATTAATAATGATCTGAAACAGGGTAAGGACAGTGAGCAGGCGTTTCTGAAACACGAGAAGGTTTTTGGGAAATTCACAGCACACATGCTTGGATTGGCATCGAAGAGCGGAAACATGGCGGAAATCTACGAGAGTACCGCTAAGTTTCTTGAACGCCAGGCAGATTTCAAGAAAAACTTGAAGAGCGCGCTCATAATGCCTGCCGTTACGATGTTCGTTCTCCTCATTGCTGTGATCTATTATGTGGCCTATATTTTCCCTGCCACTGCGGAGTTGTTTGCTAAACTTGGCCAGGTTCCGCCAATGACCGCGGCGACATTGAAGTTGAGCCATTTCCTCACTCAGAACTTTTGGTGGATGGGATTGGTTTTGGTCGCGGGTTCAATAATATTCGCTCGATTTGTCTCCACCGAAAAAGGAAGATTCTATCTGGACAAATACACAATAAGGATGCCTGCCATCGGCGGGCTCTTGCACAAGCAGTGCATCGAAATATTCTGTCGCGTGTTCTATGCCATGTACAGCGGCTCAGGTGAGAATATTGATGTCATTAGACTTGCTGCAGAAGCATGTGGGAACAAATATATGGAGCACCAGATCAAGTCTGTGGCGATACCGATGATGGTTACTCAGGGCAAAGGACTGACCGAATCGCTAGCAGCTGCAAATGTGTTTACCGAGACCGCGATATCTCGATTCCACAGCGGTGCTGAAACAGGAACGGTAAAGAGCACAGCATTGCAGCTGGCCAACTACTACGAGAAGGAAACGGGCTACAAGTTGAAAAGTGCAATCGACTTGATCCAGGTTTTCGTTTCGATGGTTATCATGGTTGTAATGATCGCACTGACGATCGTGTCGTCCGAATCGGCGATGATTAGTCCAAAGAACCCGGCTTTAGGATGA
- a CDS encoding class I SAM-dependent methyltransferase, giving the protein MNRIEAKVFEIIKSNLPDKSIRILELAPGEGSLTQALIEHGYKNVEALDINPQRFDATAVKCRKGNLNDPLPFESSSFDLVITVEGIEHLESQYQFASELNRVLKENAFAIITTPNIINFASRIRFIMTGFYALAVRPSSEFEKNWVIEHIYPLTFWQLRHILHTNGLFIKQIETDHIRKSSIVGLLVLPLAYALTWKSLAREGDARQREKNKEILRQIHTPAIYLGRTQIVMAQKQRSSYIKST; this is encoded by the coding sequence GTGAATAGAATAGAGGCGAAAGTATTTGAAATCATAAAATCAAATCTGCCGGACAAGAGCATCCGGATTCTTGAACTGGCGCCTGGCGAAGGAAGCCTTACACAGGCGTTGATCGAACATGGTTACAAGAACGTCGAGGCGTTGGACATCAATCCCCAAAGGTTCGATGCGACTGCAGTGAAATGCCGCAAAGGCAACCTGAATGATCCGTTGCCTTTTGAATCAAGCTCCTTCGATCTTGTGATTACGGTCGAGGGGATTGAACACCTTGAAAGCCAGTATCAGTTTGCTTCCGAGCTGAACAGGGTATTGAAAGAAAATGCTTTCGCGATCATCACTACGCCCAACATTATTAATTTTGCATCCAGGATCAGATTCATAATGACCGGTTTCTATGCTCTCGCGGTGAGGCCTAGCAGCGAGTTTGAGAAGAACTGGGTGATTGAACACATCTACCCTCTAACATTCTGGCAATTGCGCCACATTCTTCACACGAACGGCCTCTTTATCAAACAGATTGAGACGGATCATATCCGCAAGTCTTCGATCGTTGGATTGCTGGTCCTTCCTTTAGCTTATGCGCTTACCTGGAAATCGCTCGCGAGGGAAGGCGATGCGAGGCAACGAGAGAAGAACAAGGAAATACTGCGGCAAATTCATACTCCCGCGATTTATCTAGGCCGCACACAAATAGTCATGGCACAGAAGCAGAGGAGCTCCTATATAAAGTCGACCTGA
- a CDS encoding carboxypeptidase regulatory-like domain-containing protein — protein sequence MKVRFGTALLIGILAIAFDWSCKNNNIVGTSVPTSATISGTVTSSLSSSPVTGASVILIYGSVRDTTYTGSDGKFQLPPLEISSDTAGVNVTLIVSATGFKSRTYSNINVKGDLSLPITLDIDPAFYAIILGVVRDSSTAYPLRDASVSISLPGAVDTATTLQNGAFAIYINLEGLKSLPTTLTITKAGFKTYRSNLTLVSGTDSIGTIFLPIDKGSTIAHITGTVTDSRTGQPIPSVNVVLSSSIAGDSTKTLGDGTYRFDPNLQGQPSAPVTLTFRQTGYNDASANFTINSGESLTENVVMTSNYNYAIITGRVRDSLSGYVLAGAKVIVALSGNPGSNTKFMASLKSHSHSVSSIVLDSTTTFVDGSFSLAVNLFDLDSITATMTVSEPGYKVYQFVQTFVKGANYLGNILVSLDNSLTTAHITGYVTDIQSKLPISGVSVYVTTPIKVDSTKTSFGGSYSFDMNLQGLSSISGTLLFSLNSYNDTLINFSVNAGQTISNNISLSAKPVIVGGDSNTARGIARSISLLNISTQEISIHGVGKNETSILTFQVLDSLGFPIDINHKVTVTFVPSGIPVTQGGAYVTPTSAVSDGSGDVSTTINSGTAAGTIQLTAQIALSSGSFVKVFPNVVTVDGGFPDQAHFELNSNPPHSQNFAGYDWSEVAQGFTVQVGDKYGNPVAPKTAVYFTTSDGLGHPIGGIITAAGQTDVDGHANATLYSGKPLPQVPGLDSTLFGDGTGYAYVKSFTQGENSSIVSDSGLICFSASTGPILFNDSLSIAPVILHSGGSVNIPVHISDRFGNPLESGNVVSASVDVTPPPSNSGVTWKVSADGLPATLGDYLTRGYGSTEFVVVVSGTENVAINLAFTVTVTVTGRNSANAQVTNTFSGVLEP from the coding sequence ATGAAAGTTCGATTCGGTACGGCGCTTCTGATAGGCATTTTGGCGATTGCTTTTGACTGGAGCTGCAAAAACAACAACATTGTCGGGACTTCAGTGCCAACCTCTGCCACTATTTCGGGGACTGTCACCAGTTCGCTCTCGTCGTCTCCCGTCACAGGAGCATCGGTGATTTTAATCTATGGCAGCGTAAGAGATACAACATATACTGGAAGTGACGGCAAGTTTCAACTCCCTCCGCTGGAAATTTCCTCCGACACCGCCGGCGTAAATGTGACTTTGATTGTGTCAGCTACTGGATTCAAATCAAGGACATACAGCAATATAAACGTGAAAGGCGATCTAAGTCTTCCAATCACGCTTGATATTGATCCTGCCTTCTATGCAATTATTCTGGGTGTGGTCAGAGACAGCAGCACTGCATATCCTTTGAGGGACGCTTCAGTCTCAATCTCATTGCCTGGTGCAGTCGATACTGCCACCACACTCCAGAATGGGGCTTTCGCAATTTATATCAACCTCGAGGGTCTTAAGTCTCTGCCTACAACCCTGACTATTACAAAAGCTGGCTTTAAGACATACAGGAGCAATCTAACCCTTGTAAGCGGGACTGACAGTATCGGGACTATTTTCCTTCCAATTGACAAAGGGTCGACAATTGCGCACATCACTGGTACTGTCACAGATAGTCGAACAGGGCAGCCGATCCCAAGTGTGAACGTTGTTCTCTCATCTTCAATAGCTGGAGACAGCACAAAGACTTTAGGGGATGGTACTTACAGATTTGATCCGAACCTTCAAGGGCAGCCCTCCGCTCCGGTGACATTAACGTTCAGGCAAACCGGGTATAATGATGCGTCCGCGAATTTTACTATAAATTCCGGAGAATCACTTACGGAAAATGTTGTCATGACATCAAACTATAACTACGCGATCATTACCGGCAGAGTTCGCGATAGCCTCAGCGGATATGTACTGGCGGGAGCAAAAGTGATCGTTGCCCTTAGCGGGAACCCTGGTTCAAATACAAAGTTCATGGCTTCCCTCAAGTCACACAGTCATTCAGTTTCGTCGATTGTTCTCGATTCGACCACGACGTTTGTGGATGGATCATTCAGTCTGGCAGTCAATCTCTTTGACTTGGATTCAATCACAGCAACTATGACTGTATCAGAACCCGGATACAAAGTGTATCAGTTTGTTCAGACGTTTGTAAAGGGAGCAAACTATCTGGGGAACATCTTGGTTTCATTAGACAATAGTCTGACGACTGCGCATATCACAGGTTATGTCACAGATATTCAAAGCAAGTTGCCTATTTCAGGTGTGTCCGTGTATGTTACGACTCCCATAAAAGTGGATAGCACAAAAACATCCTTTGGTGGGAGCTATTCTTTCGACATGAATCTGCAGGGATTGTCTTCTATCTCCGGGACTTTGCTGTTTAGTCTGAACAGCTATAATGATACGTTGATCAACTTTTCAGTAAATGCTGGCCAGACGATAAGTAATAACATCTCACTTTCCGCAAAGCCTGTCATTGTCGGAGGAGACAGCAACACTGCCAGGGGAATCGCCAGGTCAATATCGCTTCTGAACATATCAACACAGGAGATATCGATCCATGGCGTGGGGAAGAATGAGACTAGTATTCTCACATTCCAGGTGCTCGACAGTCTCGGGTTCCCGATAGACATTAACCATAAGGTCACCGTGACTTTTGTTCCCAGCGGTATTCCAGTCACACAAGGTGGTGCTTATGTTACTCCCACTTCCGCGGTTAGTGATGGCTCCGGAGATGTCTCCACCACAATAAACAGCGGAACGGCTGCAGGCACAATCCAATTGACTGCGCAAATAGCGCTTTCGAGCGGCTCGTTCGTAAAAGTTTTTCCTAATGTTGTCACAGTGGATGGCGGCTTCCCTGATCAAGCTCACTTCGAGCTGAATTCCAATCCTCCTCACTCACAGAACTTTGCTGGATATGATTGGTCTGAGGTCGCGCAAGGATTCACTGTGCAAGTTGGCGACAAGTACGGTAACCCAGTTGCACCCAAGACGGCTGTCTACTTCACCACAAGCGACGGACTCGGACATCCGATCGGCGGTATTATAACTGCTGCAGGGCAGACGGACGTTGACGGTCACGCAAACGCGACTCTCTACAGCGGCAAACCGTTACCTCAGGTTCCGGGATTAGATAGCACGTTGTTCGGAGATGGGACTGGCTACGCGTACGTAAAGTCGTTTACTCAAGGCGAGAATTCAAGCATAGTGTCTGACAGCGGACTCATTTGTTTCTCGGCGAGCACGGGTCCGATTCTGTTTAATGATTCACTATCGATAGCGCCTGTTATACTGCACAGCGGCGGCTCGGTCAACATCCCTGTACATATCTCAGATCGATTCGGCAACCCACTCGAATCGGGGAATGTAGTATCTGCTAGTGTAGATGTCACGCCTCCGCCATCCAATTCAGGAGTAACCTGGAAAGTGAGCGCGGATGGTCTGCCAGCTACACTTGGCGACTACTTGACAAGGGGATATGGATCTACCGAATTCGTGGTCGTTGTATCTGGAACTGAGAATGTTGCGATAAATCTGGCCTTCACAGTGACAGTCACCGTGACCGGCAGAAACAGTGCCAACGCGCAGGTGACCAATACTTTCAGCGGAGTGCTGGAACCTTAG